A genome region from Cucurbita pepo subsp. pepo cultivar mu-cu-16 chromosome LG02, ASM280686v2, whole genome shotgun sequence includes the following:
- the LOC111788436 gene encoding uncharacterized protein LOC111788436 — MGKTSSSSSIIRTSIFSFLQNYQYFTSFSAFLAFPFSVSLLLSQTFVFTSFTSLLPSIYHRFNILFDAAGFPPSLESLSIFTHKLSQTIFSSIFTLPFTLTFLLIAKASVLQAFKDTKPSSHPSFSSIRSLYTPLLFTHICNSILILSANATVFSILFFSFNSLEGFGFSSSTSFLWFSAAGAVLYSLVLANTMVISNLALVLSGMERLGGYFAILKACVLIRGKTSTALLLALPTNLAMAAIEALFQYRVVRAYIVVGRVSLSMVSEGIIIAYLYSIFIVLDTVVSCLFFKSCKPVYWVDLEGRQALQIDSVEEDDGGCIDSKALHHLHSTTCG; from the coding sequence ATGGGGAAGacaagcagcagcagcagcatcatCAGAACATCAATCTTCAGTTTCCTGCAGAATTATCAGTATTTTACCTCTTTTTCAGCATTCCTTGCATTTCCCTTCTCagtttctcttcttctctcacaaacttttgtttttacttcCTTCACTTCTCTTCTTCCAAGCATATACCATCGCTTCAACATCCTTTTTGATGCTGCAGGATTCCCTCCTTCCTTGGAATCCTTATCCATTTTCACTCACAAGCTTTCCCAAACGATATTTTCTTCCATCTTCACTCTTCCTTTCACTCTTACCTTTCTGCTTATTGCAAAAGCCTCTGTTCTACAAGCTTTCAAGGACACCAAACCAAGCTCTCACCCCTCCTTTTCCTCTATCAGATCCCTTTACACTCCTCTTCTTTTCACCCATATTTGCAACTCAATCCTCATACTCTCAGCAAATGCAACAGTCTTTTCTatacttttcttctctttcaattcCCTTGAAGGGTTtggcttttcttcttccaccaGCTTCCTTTGGTTCTCAGCAGCTGGAGCTGTCCTGTATTCATTAGTTCTGGCAAATACAATGGTTATCAGCAACCTAGCATTAGTTTTGTCAGGCATGGAAAGGCTTGGAGGTTACTTTGCAATACTCAAGGCTTGTGTTCTGATAAGAGGGAAAACTTCCACAGCATTACTTTTGGCTCTGCCTACAAATTTAGCCATGGCTGCAATTGAAGCCTTGTTCCAGTACCGTGTAGTGAGAGCTTATATTGTTGTTGGAAGGGTAAGCCTTTCTATGGTGTCGGAAGGGATCATCATTGCATATTTGTACTCCATTTTCATTGTCCTCGACACCGTGGTGAGTTGTCTGTTCTTCAAGAGTTGCAAGCCAGTTTACTGGGTGGATCTGGAAGGAAGACAAGCTCTTCAAATAGACTCTGTAGAAGAAGACGATGGTGGCTGCATCGATTCAAAGGCTCTACATCACCTGCATTCAACTACTTGTGGATAA